A genomic segment from Truepera sp. encodes:
- the gatB gene encoding Asp-tRNA(Asn)/Glu-tRNA(Gln) amidotransferase subunit GatB produces MFEPVIGLEVHFALRTASKLFCGCSAQGFGAGPNEHVCPVCLGLPGTLPALNEEAVELALRFALALGCEVPPQTYFHRKHYFYPDAPKNYQTSQGDVPVGQHGHIDLPSGKRVGITRCHLEEDAGRLVHPPYADHSLVDLNRAGAPLIEMVTEPDLRSADEAREFLTEVRAIAQALGVSDAAPEEGKMRADVNVSVRLAGEPFGTKVEVKNLNSFKSVAAALAFETKRQSGLLEADRPVTQETRGWNEGGQRTYSLRSKETAADYRYLRDPDIPAVALGADRKRRMIAALPELPRQLVARYLAAGVREAEAKQIGYDHELAAFFDAAAQAYGGAPQTVANWVTGEVAGRANDRGQSVAATRLTPAALVALLDLVDAGTLSITAAKELVPDLLDGAQPAELVASRGLGQVSDSGALQAIVDEVLAANPDLVERVTANPKAINALLGKVMAASKGKANPDLARRLLGERLG; encoded by the coding sequence ATGTTCGAGCCGGTCATCGGCCTTGAGGTCCACTTCGCGCTGCGCACGGCCAGCAAGCTCTTCTGCGGCTGCTCGGCTCAAGGCTTCGGTGCGGGCCCAAACGAGCACGTCTGCCCCGTTTGCCTCGGGCTACCCGGGACTCTTCCCGCCCTGAACGAGGAGGCGGTCGAGCTTGCATTGCGCTTCGCCCTCGCGCTGGGCTGCGAGGTTCCGCCCCAGACCTACTTCCACCGCAAGCACTACTTCTACCCCGACGCACCCAAGAACTACCAGACGAGCCAGGGGGACGTTCCGGTTGGCCAACACGGCCACATCGACCTTCCAAGCGGCAAGCGCGTGGGCATCACCCGCTGCCACCTGGAGGAGGACGCCGGCCGGCTCGTACACCCGCCGTACGCGGATCACTCCCTCGTAGACCTGAACCGGGCCGGCGCCCCGCTCATCGAGATGGTGACGGAACCCGACCTCCGCTCGGCCGACGAGGCACGCGAGTTCCTCACGGAGGTCAGGGCGATAGCTCAGGCCCTCGGCGTGTCGGACGCGGCGCCCGAGGAGGGCAAGATGCGTGCCGACGTGAACGTCTCGGTGAGGCTGGCCGGGGAGCCATTCGGTACCAAAGTCGAGGTCAAGAACCTCAACTCCTTCAAGAGCGTGGCGGCGGCCCTGGCCTTCGAGACCAAGCGACAGTCGGGGCTCCTCGAGGCCGACCGACCTGTCACCCAGGAGACCCGCGGCTGGAACGAGGGCGGCCAGCGGACCTACTCGCTGCGCTCGAAGGAGACCGCGGCCGACTACCGCTACTTGCGCGACCCCGACATCCCGGCGGTGGCCTTGGGCGCCGACCGCAAACGCCGCATGATCGCAGCGCTACCTGAACTCCCGCGCCAACTTGTGGCCCGCTACCTTGCGGCGGGCGTCCGCGAGGCCGAGGCCAAACAGATCGGCTACGACCACGAGCTGGCGGCGTTCTTCGACGCCGCGGCCCAGGCCTACGGCGGCGCGCCGCAGACCGTGGCCAACTGGGTGACGGGTGAGGTCGCCGGCCGCGCGAACGACCGCGGCCAGAGCGTGGCCGCAACGCGGCTGACGCCGGCCGCGCTGGTGGCGCTCCTCGACCTGGTAGACGCCGGCACCCTTTCGATCACCGCCGCCAAGGAACTCGTGCCGGATCTCCTGGACGGCGCCCAACCGGCAGAGCTCGTTGCCAGCCGCGGCCTGGGTCAGGTGAGCGACTCTGGCGCACTCCAGGCCATCGTTGACGAGGTACTAGCCGCCAACCCCGATCTGGTCGAGCGCGTGACGGCCAACCCCAAGGCCATCAACGCCCTGCTTGGCAAGGTCATGGCCGCGAGTAAGGGCAAGGCCAACCCCGACCTGGCGCGGAGGTTGTTGGGGGAGCGGTTGGGGTAG
- a CDS encoding S-layer homology domain-containing protein, whose translation MKRIPIAIAALLLVAVGLTQSGSDWGRVAVSDLSAEGVDTGFPDGSFLGEGPITGYQAAVLVDRLLTRVDEATGCTDAMAGAPDPNFHFSDVSPDHWAAGAAQRVAALGVSQAFPDGELHGEDFLNGYQVALLIGQAVSLVDAKVACGSESVQARLGEMSAEIASMRADVAAGKLTGPQGPAGPVGPAGPQGERGEPGPQGPTGEVGATGPVGPAGPAGAAGPAGPIGPSGPAGPQGERGQLGPAGPAGTQGEAGEPGLACWDLNGNGIFDIEEDINLDGVADARDCAGPQGLAGPAGPEGPQGERGPAGFTGLTGPVGPVGPMGPQGEQGPQGERGPQGPVGPVGPIGPQGPQGIQGPQGLPGQDGAPGEKGDKGDPGDKGDKGDKGDTGDKGDTGDTGDTGDTGPAGPPGADGKDGVCLCAPTP comes from the coding sequence ATGAAACGAATACCGATAGCCATAGCAGCGTTGCTGCTGGTCGCAGTGGGCCTCACGCAGTCGGGCTCCGACTGGGGCCGCGTCGCCGTGAGCGACCTGAGCGCGGAGGGAGTGGACACCGGGTTCCCCGACGGTTCGTTCCTGGGCGAGGGACCCATCACGGGTTACCAGGCTGCGGTACTGGTCGACCGGCTGTTGACACGCGTCGATGAAGCGACGGGCTGCACCGACGCCATGGCGGGCGCGCCGGACCCGAACTTCCACTTCTCTGACGTGAGCCCCGACCACTGGGCCGCCGGCGCCGCTCAGCGCGTTGCCGCCCTGGGCGTGTCTCAGGCCTTCCCAGACGGCGAGTTGCACGGCGAAGACTTCTTGAACGGTTACCAGGTCGCTCTGCTCATCGGCCAGGCCGTGAGCCTGGTGGACGCCAAGGTCGCGTGCGGTAGCGAGTCGGTCCAGGCGCGCCTGGGTGAGATGAGCGCGGAGATCGCCTCGATGCGCGCAGACGTAGCCGCCGGCAAGCTGACCGGCCCGCAAGGTCCGGCCGGCCCGGTCGGACCTGCCGGACCCCAGGGCGAGCGCGGCGAGCCCGGCCCGCAGGGTCCGACCGGCGAGGTCGGCGCTACGGGTCCTGTTGGGCCCGCCGGCCCTGCGGGCGCTGCGGGTCCCGCCGGACCCATCGGGCCGTCCGGCCCAGCCGGACCGCAGGGCGAGCGCGGCCAACTGGGCCCCGCGGGCCCTGCCGGTACGCAGGGTGAGGCGGGCGAGCCCGGCTTGGCGTGCTGGGACCTGAACGGCAACGGCATCTTCGACATCGAAGAAGACATCAACCTAGACGGCGTGGCCGACGCCCGCGACTGTGCCGGCCCTCAAGGCCTTGCCGGCCCGGCCGGACCAGAGGGTCCGCAGGGTGAGCGGGGGCCCGCTGGGTTCACGGGGTTGACCGGGCCCGTTGGGCCGGTGGGGCCCATGGGGCCGCAGGGTGAGCAAGGGCCCCAGGGTGAGCGGGGGCCGCAGGGTCCGGTAGGTCCGGTGGGGCCCATTGGGCCTCAGGGACCTCAGGGCATACAGGGGCCACAGGGCCTCCCGGGACAGGATGGTGCTCCGGGCGAAAAAGGTGACAAGGGCGACCCGGGTGACAAGGGTGACAAGGGTGACAAGGGTGACACGGGTGACAAGGGTGACACGGGTGACACGGGTGACACGGGTGACACGGGCCCCGCGGGCCCCCCGGGTGCGGATGGAAAGGATGGCGTGTGTCTGTGCGCCCCGACACCCTAA
- a CDS encoding tetratricopeptide repeat protein, with the protein MVRFLLLAALLSTLSMVALAQSPLPADAAAALSEAQAAAAQAMAAYSTYFPDQPLWREAFAAGERAHDLAPGRPEPLRFLAQAYGLTGWTARAWTAWQAYVAAGGAMDASARNEAGAAAAKLGYDAFRAGNLDRAIELLSAANEYVPDNLEVESWLGQAYLSLGDAAAAAPHLARALPAQPQLQPLLERAQLGANYGLESADAYLAGRRAYAAGDYGAARRSFDRAANLAPNFVDAIRGVAASLGALGDFEGALDAWKRVVALAPDDREANEAVERFQATLAAAAAAAAAAEAPKPPTPTPAAPPQAPATPAPEPTPAPAPSPAPEPTPTPTPSPAPTPEPTPTPEPTPTPAPTPTPEPKPPAPTPAPTPAPTPRPAPTPTPAPSQAPRATTGQIKLFDGTVTANSVLGGGQGAFVFLDPTAAAGEAVARAGGIADGSLHVRVDVSSKPSSKPVQLQLCLVPGDLSVTSPPCTDSTKMVVTGTGAVSATFQMASLSSREGVDWSKGLSRLLLVLRDDASRPLDERYTRTPDGTPIDLTPYYPMTLRLRLALVPAGGSFSGW; encoded by the coding sequence ATGGTGAGATTTCTCCTGTTGGCGGCACTGCTGTCCACGTTGAGCATGGTGGCCCTTGCGCAATCGCCCTTGCCCGCTGACGCGGCTGCAGCGCTCAGCGAGGCTCAAGCGGCGGCGGCGCAAGCCATGGCTGCCTATTCCACGTACTTCCCCGACCAACCGTTGTGGCGCGAGGCTTTCGCCGCGGGCGAGCGCGCCCACGACCTTGCCCCCGGGCGGCCCGAACCGCTGCGGTTCCTGGCTCAGGCCTACGGCCTGACCGGCTGGACGGCGCGCGCCTGGACGGCGTGGCAGGCATACGTCGCCGCAGGCGGCGCCATGGACGCGAGCGCCCGCAACGAGGCGGGAGCGGCGGCGGCGAAACTCGGCTACGACGCCTTCCGCGCGGGAAACCTGGACCGCGCCATCGAGCTCCTGTCGGCGGCCAACGAGTACGTTCCCGACAACCTCGAGGTCGAGTCGTGGCTTGGTCAGGCCTACCTCTCCCTAGGCGATGCCGCGGCCGCGGCACCGCACCTGGCCCGCGCCCTGCCGGCACAGCCGCAGCTCCAGCCACTGCTCGAACGGGCGCAACTCGGCGCCAACTACGGGCTCGAGAGCGCCGATGCGTACCTGGCGGGCCGGCGCGCCTACGCGGCGGGCGACTACGGGGCCGCGCGCAGGAGCTTCGACCGCGCGGCCAACCTGGCGCCCAACTTCGTCGACGCGATCAGAGGCGTGGCCGCCTCCCTGGGGGCGCTGGGGGACTTCGAAGGCGCCCTCGACGCTTGGAAGCGCGTGGTTGCCCTCGCCCCGGATGACCGGGAGGCCAACGAGGCCGTCGAGCGCTTCCAGGCCACCCTGGCAGCCGCGGCGGCGGCAGCAGCCGCAGCCGAGGCCCCCAAGCCACCCACTCCTACGCCGGCCGCTCCACCACAGGCGCCCGCGACGCCCGCCCCCGAGCCGACGCCCGCACCTGCGCCATCACCGGCGCCCGAGCCCACACCCACACCCACGCCTTCGCCGGCGCCTACACCCGAGCCGACACCTACGCCGGAGCCCACGCCCACCCCGGCCCCAACTCCGACGCCGGAGCCCAAGCCGCCCGCACCCACGCCAGCGCCGACACCCGCACCAACACCGAGGCCCGCACCCACGCCTACCCCGGCGCCCAGCCAAGCGCCCAGAGCGACGACGGGGCAGATCAAGCTCTTCGACGGGACGGTTACCGCCAACAGCGTCTTAGGTGGCGGCCAAGGGGCATTCGTTTTCCTCGACCCGACCGCCGCAGCCGGCGAGGCGGTGGCCAGAGCCGGGGGCATAGCCGACGGCAGCCTGCACGTTCGCGTGGACGTGAGTTCCAAGCCGAGTTCCAAGCCGGTTCAGCTGCAGCTCTGCCTGGTGCCGGGCGACCTCAGCGTCACCAGCCCACCCTGCACCGACTCGACCAAGATGGTCGTCACTGGCACGGGTGCCGTTAGCGCCACGTTCCAGATGGCCTCGCTCTCCAGCCGCGAGGGCGTCGACTGGTCCAAGGGCCTCAGCAGGCTCCTGCTCGTCCTGCGCGACGACGCTTCGCGCCCCCTCGACGAGCGCTATACCCGCACGCCGGACGGAACCCCGATCGACCTCACGCCCTACTACCCCATGACGTTGCGCCTGCGCCTGGCGCTGGTGCCCGCCGGCGGTTCCTTCAGCGGCTGGTAG